The Acidobacteriota bacterium genome window below encodes:
- a CDS encoding TraB/GumN family protein: protein MSFSQWTTGRKPKKAVLAWLAIVFGLSLGAAAVAAQESPATRETSRSCLWQASSEKGTLFLLGTVHLLKPGTHIVSPAAEAAFEQAQTILLELDLDEAESPASQQLFARKALLQGETLKARVSSETLALAKEKTEAMGLAFDRLRNLKPWSLSLSLTLFKLQTLGFDPKHGVDRYYFDQGKQAGKKMGALETMEYQLDLFDGMSDRLQEEFLVQTLGELDRLGEETEQLVQAWSGGEVEVLEELMQKSFEDYPNLYQRLVVDRNKNWVLRIEPLLDRPGTTLVVVGALHLVGADSVVELLKKQGYTVKQL, encoded by the coding sequence ATGTCATTTTCTCAATGGACCACGGGCCGCAAGCCGAAGAAGGCTGTCCTCGCATGGTTGGCCATCGTTTTCGGCCTCAGCCTTGGGGCCGCCGCGGTAGCAGCCCAGGAGTCTCCAGCAACCCGGGAGACCTCCAGGAGCTGTTTGTGGCAAGCTTCTTCCGAGAAGGGCACCCTGTTTCTACTGGGCACCGTGCATTTGCTGAAACCCGGGACCCATATCGTCTCTCCGGCGGCGGAAGCAGCCTTTGAGCAAGCCCAAACGATCCTGCTGGAATTGGACCTGGACGAAGCCGAGTCGCCGGCAAGCCAGCAATTGTTCGCTCGGAAGGCATTGCTCCAGGGAGAGACGCTCAAGGCCAGAGTCTCCTCGGAGACCTTGGCCCTGGCCAAAGAGAAAACCGAGGCGATGGGACTGGCCTTTGATCGGCTTCGCAACCTCAAGCCCTGGTCTCTCAGTCTGAGCCTTACCCTCTTCAAATTGCAGACTCTGGGATTCGACCCCAAGCACGGCGTCGACCGCTATTACTTCGACCAGGGCAAGCAGGCGGGAAAGAAGATGGGTGCCTTGGAAACGATGGAGTACCAGTTGGACCTGTTCGATGGAATGTCCGACAGGTTGCAGGAGGAATTCCTTGTGCAGACGTTGGGCGAACTGGATCGCCTGGGGGAAGAAACGGAACAACTGGTGCAAGCCTGGTCCGGCGGGGAAGTCGAGGTTCTGGAAGAGTTGATGCAGAAGAGCTTCGAGGACTATCCCAACCTGTATCAGAGGCTGGTTGTCGATCGAAACAAGAACTGGGTGCTCCGGATCGAGCCCCTGCTGGATCGGCCGGGAACCACC